From one Cardiocondyla obscurior isolate alpha-2009 linkage group LG06, Cobs3.1, whole genome shotgun sequence genomic stretch:
- the LOC139103653 gene encoding bromodomain-containing protein 4-like: MYLNSYCALFLLALVACQAAPSSKLTEEQPTSEVQSSFATNGLESEEPGTEKGRTKKAATSFCVEVRSGKPEQVPCRNEQQVQAYRPEQSKPVVIVQPISVPAPAPVEYPKQQFVFQPPYNYVQPVVQLPSVHSAPQQLLKPEFVPAPAPAPAPAPAPAPAPAPAQVSTPAPVQAPVPQPIINIVPQAPCNKPTIVQQPQQPQIHTVHVYNPQPLPVPQPDMSRKEPQNKLLPLRPSAPLKPPRITILPVQKQQPDCKETLRIEPAYNFLVQPQPETYIDVIPERELSTQDAYECNCRPEHRLPTYVNSRYRKMQEPRSMTYPGTAFESMPYRASMMPTGDMPMMPGMTMHDMMDEPKFTSEGRRDMEPRHHHKKKEFAPVNLSVQVPLVYPGSYNPPNYEYSYQPSYNRPTYADYPNVYYQTYGSDRNYGKYEIGNTPYQTKYYQQSVDDVPSITVNAGGPFYGRQSQSQQPESLQQDKIASPPYEELSTATEMINSNNQKRETEFHNELESGQIETTQNKNENVLEQRI; this comes from the exons ATGTATCTGAATAGTTACTGTGCGTTGTTTCTGTTGGCGCTAGTCGCCTGTCAGGCTGCACCTTCGTCTAAATTGACCGAAGAACAGCCGACTAGCGAAGTACAATCGTCATTCGCTACGAATGGCTTAGAATCAGAGGAGCCTGGCACAGAGAAGGGTAGAACGAAGAAAGCGGCAACGAGCTTCTGCGTAGAAGTTCGCTCCGGAAAACCAGAACAAGTTCCCTGCAGAAACGAGCAGCAAGTACAAGCTTATAGACCAGAACAATCTAAACCGGTGGTCATCGTTCAACCCATATCGGTCCCAGCGCCCGCACCAGTTGAATATCCCAAACAACAGTTTGTTTTCCAGCCACCGTATAATTACGTTCAGCCTGTTGTGCAGCTACCATCAGTTCATTCAGCTCCTCAGCAACTACTGAAACCAGAGTTTGTCCCAGCACCAGCACCAGCACCAGCACCAGCACCAGCACCAGCACCAGCTCCTGCCCCAGCACAAGTGTCTACTCCTGCTCCAGTACAAGCACCTGTTCCGCAGCCAATAATTAACATTGTACCGCAAGCTCCTTGTAACAAACCAACTATCGTACAGCAACCCCAGCAACCACAAATTCACACGGTCCATGTCTATAATCCGCAACCTTTGCCAGTACCACAACCTGATATGAGCCGCAAGGAACCACAGAATAAG CTGTTACCGCTAAGACCAAGCGCACCGTTGAAGCCGCCAAGGATCACAATTTTACCAGTACAAAAACAACAGCCTGACTGCAAAGAAACACTTCGAATCGAACCAGCTTACAATTTTCTCGTCCAACCTCAACCAGAAACCTATATCGAC GTAATACCGGAGCGTGAACTTAGTACACAGGATGCATACGAATGCAACTGCCGACCAGAGCACCGCCTTCCTACTTACGTTAACAGCCGATACAGGAAGATGCAGGAACCTCGTTCAATGACATATCCTGGCACTGCTTTCGAATCCATGCCTTACAGAGCTTCGATGATGCCCACAGGAGATATGCCGATGATGCCTGGCATGACGATGCACGATATGATGGATGAACCCAAATTTACTTCAGAAGGACGTAGAGATATG gaaCCGAGACATCATCATAAAAAGAAGGAGTTTGCTCCAGTGAATCTCTCGGTGCAAGTGCCTCTTGTATATCCAGGATCCTACAATCCTCCGAATTACGAATATTCGTATCAACCTTCGTACAATAGACCAACTTATGCCGACTACCCAAATGTTTATTATCAAACCTATGGAAGTGACAGAAACTATGGAAAGTACGAAATCGGGAACACTCCTTATCAGACAAAATACTACCAACAATCAGTAGATGATGTACCGTCAATCACCGTTAATGCGGGAGGACCATTTTATGGACGACAGTCTCAGTCTCAACAACCTGAATCCCTGCAACAAGATAAAATCGCGTCGCCACCCTACGAAGAGCTTTCGACTGCTACAGAAATGATAAATTCCAACAACCAAAAGCGAGAGACTGAGTTTCATAATGAGTTAGAAAGCGGACAGATAGAAACTACACAGAACAAAAACGAAAACGTCCTCGAGCAGAGAATTTGA